From Flavobacterium alkalisoli, the proteins below share one genomic window:
- a CDS encoding GNAT family N-acetyltransferase: MYSVKQISSQQTYAVRQPVLRPGKHIDSCIFDGDDLPQTVHFGVYDSDNLVGIVSVFRVSHPDFANANQYQLRGMAVLPTHQKKGLGDLLLEAAENYIKQQGTDLIWFNAREVAVGFYSKAGYTISGELFEIPTVGPHYVMFKLV; the protein is encoded by the coding sequence ATGTATTCTGTAAAACAAATTAGTTCTCAGCAAACTTATGCTGTAAGGCAGCCCGTTTTAAGACCGGGAAAACATATTGACTCCTGTATATTTGATGGCGACGATCTTCCGCAAACCGTACATTTTGGTGTTTACGACTCAGATAACCTTGTTGGTATAGTCTCTGTATTCAGGGTTTCACATCCAGACTTTGCCAATGCTAATCAATACCAGCTGCGCGGCATGGCTGTTTTACCTACCCATCAAAAGAAAGGACTGGGCGACTTACTACTGGAGGCAGCAGAAAATTACATAAAACAACAGGGTACAGACCTGATATGGTTTAATGCCCGCGAAGTGGCTGTTGGCTTTTACAGCAAGGCAGGGTACACTATTTCAGGTGAATTGTTTGAAATTCCAACTGTGGGGCCGCATTACGTTATGTTTAAACTGGTATAG
- a CDS encoding M1 family metallopeptidase, translating to MKKLAYFLAALASLPLTAQEKTEREQGHYDNNRFSQMYDLMATPNMFRTASGAPGPAYYQQQADYKMDIELDDRNTKIYGNETITYHNNSPENLDYLWVQLDQNRRSRTSQSPLVENQRVNKAYPPDNFSRNFMEQGFDGGFKIEHVKDAKGNPLNYIVNQTMMRIDLPQPLKSGDKISFSIKWWYNVNNYRKIGGRSGYEHFDKDGNNLYVIAQFYPRMAVYNDVEGWQNMQFWGGGEFALPFGNFEVNITVPADHVMEATGELTNRKDVFTAEQVKRYEQATKSFDNPVVIVTQAEAEQAEKGFSDKKKTWKFKAENVRDFAFSTSRKFIYDAMAVQLSGKTAMAVSLYPKESNPLWGDRSTRVVAHTLRTYSKYTFDYPYPKAVSVSAEDQGMEYPMICWNYGRPDENGFVSERIKYGMTSVIIHEVGHNFFPMIVNSDERQWTWMDEGLNTFLEYLTEQEFEEDYPSSRGPAAKIVPYMSGNQKSIAPIMTNSESLYQFGNNAYAKPATGLNILREVVMGHELFDYAFKTYANRWKFKHPTPEDFFRTMEDASAVDLDWFWRGWFYSTDYVDLGIQDVKQFYVTDERPADMDDYSVKRGRFGRDKGPFVYMVSENDGKAKKAQDIKLLSDYVNENFTGAEQAELKQPNYFYEVTFNKPGNMLMPILVEFTYEDGTTENFNFPVQIWRMNNQTASRVFAVEKKVKKITLDPKLLTADIDVSNNVWPKEEVKSKFDELEGR from the coding sequence ATGAAAAAACTAGCATATTTTTTAGCCGCACTAGCTTCTTTACCATTAACAGCACAGGAAAAGACCGAAAGGGAACAGGGTCATTATGATAATAACAGGTTTAGCCAAATGTACGATCTTATGGCTACACCAAATATGTTCCGTACGGCATCGGGTGCTCCGGGACCTGCTTATTACCAACAGCAGGCCGATTATAAAATGGATATAGAACTGGATGACAGGAATACTAAAATTTATGGTAACGAAACCATTACCTATCATAATAACTCTCCTGAAAATCTTGACTACTTGTGGGTGCAGCTGGATCAAAACAGAAGGTCTAGAACTTCACAGTCACCTCTTGTAGAAAACCAAAGGGTAAATAAGGCTTACCCGCCTGATAATTTTTCAAGAAACTTTATGGAGCAGGGATTTGATGGTGGTTTTAAAATAGAACATGTAAAAGATGCTAAAGGCAATCCGCTTAATTATATAGTGAACCAAACCATGATGAGGATAGATCTTCCGCAGCCGTTAAAATCGGGCGACAAGATTTCATTTTCCATTAAATGGTGGTATAATGTAAATAATTATAGGAAGATAGGAGGTCGTTCAGGTTATGAGCATTTTGATAAAGATGGTAATAATCTCTATGTAATTGCGCAGTTTTACCCGCGTATGGCTGTTTATAATGATGTGGAAGGCTGGCAGAACATGCAGTTTTGGGGCGGAGGAGAGTTTGCTCTTCCGTTTGGTAATTTTGAGGTAAACATTACTGTTCCTGCCGATCACGTTATGGAGGCTACAGGCGAACTTACAAACCGTAAGGATGTATTTACTGCCGAGCAGGTTAAACGTTATGAGCAGGCAACAAAGTCGTTTGACAATCCTGTGGTTATTGTAACACAGGCAGAGGCAGAGCAGGCGGAAAAAGGTTTTAGCGATAAAAAGAAAACCTGGAAGTTTAAGGCAGAAAACGTAAGGGATTTTGCTTTTTCAACCTCAAGGAAGTTTATCTACGATGCTATGGCGGTGCAGTTATCAGGTAAAACAGCTATGGCTGTTTCACTTTATCCTAAAGAAAGTAACCCGTTATGGGGAGACAGGTCTACAAGGGTAGTGGCACATACACTAAGAACGTATTCAAAATATACGTTTGATTATCCTTACCCTAAAGCGGTTTCTGTTTCGGCAGAAGACCAGGGAATGGAATATCCTATGATATGTTGGAATTACGGGCGTCCTGATGAAAATGGTTTTGTAAGTGAAAGGATTAAATATGGTATGACCAGTGTTATTATACACGAGGTAGGGCATAATTTTTTCCCCATGATAGTTAACTCTGATGAGCGCCAGTGGACGTGGATGGATGAAGGTCTTAATACCTTTTTGGAATACCTTACAGAGCAGGAGTTTGAAGAAGATTATCCTTCGTCCAGAGGGCCTGCGGCTAAAATTGTTCCTTACATGAGCGGTAATCAAAAATCTATAGCGCCAATTATGACGAATTCTGAATCGCTGTATCAGTTTGGTAACAATGCATACGCCAAACCGGCAACAGGATTAAATATACTTCGTGAAGTTGTTATGGGGCATGAGTTGTTTGACTATGCTTTTAAAACCTACGCAAACAGGTGGAAATTTAAACACCCTACACCAGAGGACTTTTTCAGGACTATGGAAGATGCTTCGGCAGTAGATCTTGACTGGTTTTGGAGAGGGTGGTTCTATTCTACAGATTATGTTGATTTAGGTATTCAGGATGTAAAGCAGTTTTATGTAACTGATGAAAGGCCTGCGGATATGGATGATTATTCTGTGAAAAGAGGTAGGTTTGGAAGAGATAAAGGTCCGTTTGTATACATGGTTTCAGAAAATGACGGGAAAGCTAAAAAAGCACAGGATATTAAACTTCTTTCTGATTATGTGAATGAGAATTTTACAGGAGCTGAACAGGCAGAATTAAAGCAGCCAAATTACTTTTATGAAGTGACCTTTAATAAGCCGGGTAATATGCTAATGCCTATACTGGTTGAGTTTACATACGAAGATGGCACTACAGAGAACTTTAATTTCCCGGTACAGATATGGCGTATGAACAACCAAACAGCTTCGCGTGTTTTTGCTGTGGAGAAAAAGGTTAAAAAGATTACGCTTGACCCTAAATTATTAACGGCAGATATTGATGTAAGCAATAATGTTTGGCCTAAAGAAGAGGTGAAATCTAAATTTGATGAATTAGAAGGGAGGTAA
- a CDS encoding Sec-independent protein translocase subunit TatA/TatB yields the protein MFGIGGGELFFIIMVVLMLFGSDRIPEIARTLGKGMKQLKNATNEIKSEINKSADVNDIKRTFTDLGSDVNRTGGNITTDINQEINKVKEDIEDASGPIKRIR from the coding sequence ATGTTTGGAATAGGAGGAGGAGAGCTTTTCTTTATCATAATGGTAGTACTTATGCTGTTTGGGTCTGACAGAATACCCGAAATAGCGCGTACTTTAGGTAAGGGAATGAAACAGCTTAAAAACGCCACCAACGAAATTAAGTCGGAGATTAATAAAAGTGCCGACGTGAATGATATAAAAAGAACATTTACTGATTTAGGTTCTGACGTAAACAGGACCGGTGGTAATATTACAACTGATATAAATCAGGAAATAAATAAAGTTAAAGAAGATATAGAAGATGCCTCCGGGCCTATAAAACGTATACGATAA
- a CDS encoding peptidase associated/transthyretin-like domain-containing protein has translation MKNLFFLFTVLFIASPSFAQEEERKPLKGKIKSQADELEGIYVINKNSEASVTTQPGGYFTIMAKPKDTLIFSAIQVKDRRVVVEKEDIGENLFFVELEPMVNMLNEVVIENYNHITAESLGIVPKGQKRYTPAERRLFTASNGIDGIINSLNGKKKALKKGIEYEKKEMLMAKINYIYDTDDIIKEFKIPEEYVGGFIYYIVEDKHFADAIKAKNNTMAKFLMNGLSVKYLGLLREDGVIDKDGNLIESEQKTDSTAVAKPDIATPNED, from the coding sequence TTGAAAAATTTATTTTTTCTGTTTACAGTCTTGTTTATAGCTTCTCCTTCATTTGCTCAGGAAGAAGAAAGAAAACCCCTTAAAGGCAAGATAAAATCGCAGGCCGATGAGCTTGAAGGCATTTATGTTATCAACAAAAACAGCGAAGCTTCAGTAACAACACAGCCCGGAGGTTACTTTACCATTATGGCAAAGCCTAAGGACACACTTATATTTTCTGCCATACAGGTTAAGGACAGACGTGTGGTTGTTGAAAAAGAGGATATAGGCGAAAACCTGTTTTTTGTGGAGCTTGAACCTATGGTAAATATGCTGAATGAGGTGGTGATAGAAAACTACAATCATATAACCGCAGAGTCTTTAGGGATAGTGCCAAAGGGTCAAAAAAGATACACTCCTGCTGAGAGAAGGCTTTTTACTGCAAGTAATGGTATAGACGGTATAATAAATAGCCTAAACGGAAAGAAGAAAGCGCTTAAAAAAGGCATTGAGTATGAAAAGAAAGAAATGCTCATGGCTAAAATAAACTATATTTATGATACCGATGATATTATAAAGGAATTTAAGATTCCCGAAGAATATGTGGGTGGGTTTATATATTATATAGTGGAAGATAAGCATTTTGCCGATGCTATAAAAGCAAAGAATAATACAATGGCTAAATTCTTAATGAACGGACTTTCGGTTAAGTACCTTGGTCTGCTCAGGGAGGATGGTGTTATTGATAAAGATGGAAATCTTATTGAATCGGAACAAAAAACGGACAGTACTGCCGTAGCCAAACCAGATATAGCCACACCAAATGAAGATTAG
- the pepE gene encoding dipeptidase PepE encodes MKKIIIASTSTLHGGGYLDYLTDTLKEHFKSCSSLLFVPYARPGGISHDDYTKKAAEFFSSLNINVKGIHEFENPVEAVQNAEAIFTGGGNTFLLVTQLYQNKVMDAIKTVVEKGTPYLGTSAGSNICGLTMETTNDMPIIYPPSFDTLGLIPFNINPHYLDPIAGSTHMGETRETRIKEFHQFNPQPVLGLREGSWLEVNADIITLRGSLQARLFRQNTEPEEIETGTDLSWLK; translated from the coding sequence ATGAAAAAAATAATTATTGCAAGCACCTCCACATTACACGGAGGCGGATACCTTGATTACCTAACCGATACACTTAAAGAACATTTTAAAAGCTGTAGTTCCCTGCTTTTTGTACCCTATGCCAGGCCGGGAGGCATAAGCCATGATGACTACACCAAAAAGGCTGCTGAGTTTTTCAGTTCTCTCAATATAAACGTAAAAGGGATTCATGAATTTGAAAACCCAGTAGAGGCCGTACAAAATGCCGAAGCTATTTTTACCGGAGGAGGAAATACCTTCCTTTTAGTAACGCAACTATACCAAAACAAGGTAATGGATGCTATTAAGACTGTAGTTGAAAAAGGCACTCCTTATTTAGGCACCAGCGCAGGAAGCAATATTTGCGGGCTTACTATGGAGACTACTAACGACATGCCTATTATCTATCCGCCAAGCTTTGATACATTAGGGCTGATTCCTTTTAATATCAATCCGCATTATTTAGACCCCATTGCAGGTTCAACCCACATGGGCGAAACACGCGAAACCCGCATTAAGGAGTTTCATCAGTTTAATCCGCAGCCTGTATTAGGCCTTCGTGAAGGCAGCTGGCTTGAAGTTAATGCAGACATCATAACACTTAGAGGAAGCCTACAGGCACGCCTTTTCAGACAGAATACAGAACCTGAGGAAATAGAAACCGGGACAGATTTATCCTGGTTAAAATAA
- a CDS encoding phosphatase PAP2 family protein, with product MLEWLLEQDKNLLVYLNSLGTETFDGFWLFITKQFNWIPVFALILYLAFKRLGWRHALLVVILISLLITLTDQTTNLFKNTVQRLRPLNNPEIAGYVRGFKYSTSFSFFSGHASNSMACAFFLYHVLRPYLKYMGFIFLWPLIFAYSRIYLALHYPGDILSGFVWGIFTASLMLLLYRYLRDKLFPQQKENLDNPTNSEPISDR from the coding sequence ATGCTTGAATGGCTCCTTGAACAGGATAAGAACCTTTTAGTTTATTTGAATTCGCTGGGTACAGAAACTTTCGATGGTTTCTGGCTTTTTATTACAAAACAATTCAACTGGATACCTGTTTTTGCGCTTATCCTATATCTTGCTTTTAAAAGGTTAGGGTGGAGACATGCTCTTTTAGTCGTTATACTTATATCCCTTTTAATAACACTTACCGATCAGACAACCAATCTGTTTAAAAACACGGTTCAAAGGCTTCGCCCGCTAAATAATCCTGAAATAGCGGGGTATGTAAGAGGCTTTAAGTACAGTACTTCCTTTAGTTTTTTCTCGGGTCATGCATCAAACTCAATGGCATGTGCCTTCTTTTTGTATCATGTATTAAGGCCTTATCTTAAATATATGGGCTTTATATTTTTATGGCCGCTTATATTTGCTTACAGCAGGATATATTTAGCACTGCATTATCCGGGTGATATACTTTCAGGTTTTGTATGGGGTATATTCACTGCCTCGTTAATGTTATTGCTTTACCGTTATTTAAGGGATAAATTGTTTCCTCAGCAAAAGGAAAATTTAGATAACCCTACTAACAGTGAGCCCATCTCTGATAGGTAA
- a CDS encoding DUF6702 family protein produces MLAAVLTSAAVHKYYVAVFMMEQVPEKKELQITARIFIDDLDKVLSDKNKKQFFLCTKKEVADADKYINQYVTEKLQVKVNGTVKPLKILGRETEDDILILYITAEAKGKIKTLEVRNTMLFDAYPEQQNIINTKIDGNKKSLLLTNDNPQDILHY; encoded by the coding sequence ATGCTGGCAGCTGTACTAACATCAGCCGCTGTGCATAAATACTATGTGGCTGTTTTTATGATGGAGCAGGTTCCTGAAAAAAAAGAGCTGCAAATTACTGCCCGTATTTTTATTGATGATTTGGATAAGGTGCTTTCTGATAAGAATAAAAAGCAGTTTTTCCTGTGTACAAAAAAAGAAGTTGCCGATGCCGATAAATACATCAATCAGTATGTAACCGAAAAACTTCAGGTAAAAGTAAACGGTACCGTTAAACCTCTTAAAATACTTGGGCGTGAAACCGAAGATGATATACTTATACTGTATATCACTGCCGAAGCAAAAGGCAAAATAAAAACACTCGAGGTTAGAAACACAATGCTTTTTGACGCATATCCTGAGCAGCAAAATATCATAAATACCAAAATAGACGGTAACAAAAAAAGTCTTTTGCTTACTAATGATAACCCACAGGACATTTTACACTATTAA
- a CDS encoding peptidase associated/transthyretin-like domain-containing protein has protein sequence MKKLLLVLVVLFPVLLFAQEGRKLLRGKVVADSLKVEYITVLNKNTNIKAITNDNGLFTIYAQPADTLYFSSLTFRPAMLILVEDHFTDERLTIKLDLDVTMLDEVIITTLTGNLEEDSKGIKTRIYTSDLDAKKLMEGVDVVDKIPVNPAFPSAEPRLPGMDFVKIYDMIFKPKGRKKDYTKEYLDGKTFSEVAQEKFTYYFFTETLKLKHEEIGLFLAYCDNGEESAKLLAPDKEFELTDYLIKKGEEYRNMEK, from the coding sequence ATGAAAAAGTTGTTGTTGGTTTTAGTTGTGTTATTTCCGGTTTTACTGTTTGCTCAGGAAGGGAGGAAATTACTGCGAGGTAAGGTAGTGGCCGATTCCCTTAAAGTCGAGTATATTACTGTACTTAACAAAAACACAAATATTAAGGCTATAACAAATGATAATGGGCTGTTTACCATTTATGCACAGCCTGCCGATACCCTTTATTTTTCGAGCTTAACGTTTAGGCCAGCAATGCTTATACTTGTTGAAGATCATTTTACCGATGAGAGGCTTACCATAAAACTGGATTTAGATGTTACAATGCTTGATGAGGTTATTATAACAACATTAACGGGTAATCTTGAGGAGGACAGTAAAGGTATAAAAACGCGTATTTATACATCTGATCTCGATGCTAAAAAATTGATGGAAGGTGTGGATGTAGTAGACAAAATTCCTGTGAATCCTGCTTTTCCAAGTGCAGAGCCGCGACTGCCGGGTATGGATTTTGTAAAAATATATGACATGATATTTAAGCCCAAAGGGCGTAAAAAAGATTATACAAAAGAGTATCTTGACGGTAAGACCTTTAGTGAGGTCGCTCAGGAAAAATTCACCTACTATTTCTTTACTGAAACCCTTAAACTAAAACATGAGGAAATAGGCCTTTTCCTTGCTTATTGTGATAATGGCGAAGAGTCGGCTAAACTGCTGGCTCCGGATAAGGAGTTTGAACTTACCGATTATCTTATTAAGAAAGGTGAAGAGTACCGCAATATGGAGAAATAA